The Rhodothermales bacterium genome has a segment encoding these proteins:
- a CDS encoding pyridoxal phosphate-dependent aminotransferase: protein MPVASFNDRVSAMQPSATLAMTARANQKKSQGHPVIGLSAGEPDFDTPAFIAEAAERAIREGFTHYTNNKGLPALREAIRDKLAQQNGIHVGADDIVCSNGAKQSVAMAISVLCGPGDEVLIPAPYWVSYPEMARFAGATPVSVSTTVDSGYRLTAEQLEEAITPRTKLLILCSPSNPTGGTYTPEQMDALAAVLRRHPQVWVLSDEIYEHIRYEVPHVSIGSLEGMADRTVTVNGFSKAYAMTGWRLGYLAAIPEVAAAVSKLQSQLTSAPSSISQKAGLAALEMPHSVVQEMVAAFQARRDYVLARLAALDGVQCPRPDGAFYVFPSVKACYGRKAGDGTVVDSAETLCFHLLDAHNLALVPGHAFGDPDGLRISYAASMANLEEAMDRFETALGALH, encoded by the coding sequence ATGCCCGTGGCGTCCTTTAACGATCGTGTTTCGGCCATGCAGCCGTCGGCCACGCTGGCCATGACGGCGCGTGCCAACCAGAAGAAATCCCAGGGGCACCCGGTGATCGGCCTCAGTGCCGGAGAGCCGGACTTTGACACCCCGGCGTTCATAGCCGAGGCTGCCGAACGGGCGATTCGGGAGGGGTTCACCCACTACACCAACAACAAGGGGTTGCCTGCCCTGCGCGAAGCCATCCGTGACAAGCTCGCGCAGCAGAACGGCATTCACGTGGGTGCAGACGATATCGTCTGTTCGAACGGGGCCAAGCAGTCCGTTGCCATGGCGATCAGCGTGCTCTGCGGGCCCGGCGATGAGGTACTGATCCCCGCCCCGTACTGGGTCAGCTACCCGGAAATGGCCCGGTTTGCCGGCGCGACTCCGGTCTCGGTTTCGACCACGGTCGACTCCGGGTACCGGCTCACCGCGGAGCAGCTCGAGGAGGCGATCACGCCCCGGACCAAGCTGCTGATCCTGTGTTCGCCCTCGAACCCGACAGGGGGCACCTACACGCCCGAGCAGATGGACGCGCTGGCAGCGGTTCTGCGCCGCCACCCGCAGGTATGGGTGCTCTCGGACGAGATCTACGAGCATATCCGCTACGAGGTGCCTCACGTGTCCATCGGGTCACTGGAAGGCATGGCCGATCGCACGGTGACGGTAAACGGATTCTCGAAGGCGTACGCCATGACCGGCTGGCGGCTGGGCTATCTGGCAGCGATCCCGGAGGTTGCAGCGGCGGTCAGCAAACTGCAGTCGCAGCTCACATCTGCACCCAGCAGTATTTCCCAAAAGGCAGGGCTGGCGGCCCTCGAGATGCCGCACTCGGTGGTGCAGGAGATGGTGGCGGCGTTCCAGGCCCGCCGCGACTATGTGCTCGCGCGGCTGGCTGCCCTGGACGGAGTGCAATGCCCACGGCCGGACGGCGCCTTCTACGTGTTTCCGAGTGTCAAGGCCTGCTACGGTCGCAAGGCGGGTGACGGCACGGTCGTCGATTCTGCCGAAACGCTCTGCTTCCATCTCCTGGATGCCCACAATCTGGCGTTGGTGCCCGGTCACGCCTTCGGAGACCCGGACGGATTGCGCATTTCGTATGCCGCTTCTATGGCCAATCTGGAGGAAGCCATGGATCGCTTCGAGACCGCGCTGGGGGCGCTGCACTAG
- a CDS encoding pyridoxine 5'-phosphate synthase has translation MSTRLLINIDHIATLRNARRERFPDPVQAAVLCAMGGADGIVFHLREDRRHITDRDVRLLKETVRSKLDFELSTAEEIVAICCDTAPDLATLVPERREEVTTEGGLDVLGTRTRLEEVIPRLLDAGIPEVALFVDPDLDQIRAAADVGANAVELHTGEYATSRGADRQDVLLRLAEAGELAHELGLALHAGHGLDYENYSDFRMEMPHLDEVSIGFAIVARSVFVGLEQAVRDMASLVKA, from the coding sequence ATGTCCACCAGGCTGCTGATCAACATTGACCACATCGCCACACTGCGTAACGCGCGCAGGGAGCGATTTCCGGACCCCGTCCAGGCGGCGGTGTTGTGCGCGATGGGTGGAGCCGACGGGATCGTTTTTCATCTCCGGGAAGACCGTCGTCACATCACCGACCGCGACGTTCGGCTGCTCAAGGAAACCGTGCGAAGCAAGCTGGATTTCGAGCTCTCGACGGCCGAGGAAATCGTTGCGATCTGCTGCGACACGGCGCCTGACCTGGCGACGCTGGTACCGGAACGGAGAGAGGAGGTTACCACCGAAGGCGGCCTGGACGTCCTGGGGACCCGAACGCGTCTCGAAGAAGTCATCCCCCGTTTGCTTGACGCCGGCATCCCTGAAGTGGCGCTGTTTGTGGATCCTGACCTGGACCAGATTCGTGCGGCCGCCGATGTGGGCGCCAACGCTGTCGAACTTCACACCGGGGAATACGCCACCTCGCGGGGGGCAGACCGCCAGGATGTGCTACTGAGACTCGCCGAGGCAGGCGAGCTGGCTCACGAACTGGGACTGGCCCTGCACGCCGGGCACGGCCTCGATTACGAGAACTACAGCGATTTCAGGATGGAGATGCCCCACCTTGACGAAGTGTCCATCGGTTTTGCGATTGTCGCCCGCTCCGTGTTCGTCGGCCTGGAGCAGGCCGTACGGGACATGGCAAGCCTGGTGAAAGCATGA
- a CDS encoding 4-phosphoerythronate dehydrogenase encodes MLKSAVIAADSGIPGAEAAFSDFGEVRLLHASEMHADSLSDTDILVVRSVREVGKALLQGTGIRLVCSATAGLDHVDRTWLDEHGIEFRHAPGANADSVADYVMAVLLRFAEMDGMPTSMGVVGCGQVGTRVARRAEALGLLVLKNDPPRARHEGGDGFHALEELLATCDVVTLHTPLIRSGPDTTLRLIDAHRLASFRGWLFNTSRGPVVDGGALSKALQRGTGPSRVALDVWEAEPDPDPTLIDRVDVATPHIAGYAAESKWNATRMVTVAIAEFLGAPVPEPHPGLVQPDAVSGNGETPANIAERIVRLNRDDRFLRGMSSGGSTFEDYRANYPGKRLGSSCAVSGVDAAVASTLTAALGCRVQS; translated from the coding sequence ATGCTGAAAAGTGCTGTTATTGCAGCTGATTCCGGGATTCCAGGTGCTGAAGCCGCGTTTTCAGATTTTGGCGAGGTTCGGCTCCTTCATGCGTCGGAAATGCACGCTGACAGCCTGTCAGACACCGACATTCTGGTGGTCCGATCTGTCCGTGAAGTCGGAAAAGCGTTGCTGCAGGGCACCGGAATCAGGCTCGTTTGCAGCGCCACAGCGGGCCTGGACCACGTCGATCGCACCTGGCTGGACGAACACGGCATCGAATTCCGCCACGCCCCGGGGGCGAATGCCGATAGCGTAGCGGACTACGTCATGGCCGTGCTGCTGCGGTTCGCAGAGATGGACGGGATGCCGACCTCGATGGGTGTCGTAGGCTGTGGGCAGGTGGGCACGCGGGTGGCGCGCCGCGCCGAGGCACTGGGCCTGCTGGTCCTCAAGAACGATCCGCCGCGGGCTCGGCACGAAGGCGGTGATGGGTTCCATGCACTGGAGGAGCTCCTGGCGACGTGCGATGTGGTGACCCTGCACACCCCGCTGATCCGCAGCGGACCTGATACGACGCTCCGGTTGATCGATGCGCATCGTCTGGCCAGCTTTCGCGGTTGGCTCTTCAACACGTCCCGAGGTCCGGTGGTGGATGGCGGGGCGCTCTCCAAAGCGCTGCAGCGAGGAACTGGTCCTTCCCGGGTGGCGCTCGACGTCTGGGAGGCAGAGCCAGACCCCGACCCGACACTGATCGATCGCGTCGACGTGGCCACGCCCCACATCGCCGGTTACGCCGCCGAATCCAAGTGGAACGCGACCCGCATGGTGACTGTGGCCATCGCGGAATTCCTGGGGGCCCCGGTTCCGGAGCCGCACCCTGGACTCGTGCAGCCAGACGCGGTCAGCGGGAATGGAGAAACCCCCGCGAACATCGCCGAGCGCATCGTTCGCCTGAATCGGGACGACCGATTCCTCCGAGGGATGTCGTCGGGGGGCAGCACCTTTGAAGACTACCGTGCGAACTACCCGGGCAAGCGGTTGGGCTCATCCTGTGCCGTTTCAGGCGTGGATGCAGCGGTGGCAAGCACGTTGACTGCGGCGCTTGGATGCAGGGTTCAGTCCTGA
- a CDS encoding cell wall hydrolase, with amino-acid sequence MIQKPVALYAACFLSFTGVFALSGERDQHTPAPIDFTELMENRTEIDRMNPYEEALLRPRRMTPLPPEKIDSETLWLARAIFSETKRPEEQLLVAWVIRNRVETRYRGRASYQGVVLDPYQFSAFLPGKKTRSFYGSLTPHSAVPGWKTALNIADHVRKSEAVERPFSLETRHFYSERSMVNGRAPRWADGRSPVKHNRPFKVDERRFRFFAGIT; translated from the coding sequence ATGATCCAGAAGCCAGTAGCACTATACGCTGCTTGCTTTCTGAGCTTTACAGGCGTCTTCGCGCTTTCGGGTGAGCGCGATCAGCACACGCCGGCTCCCATTGACTTTACGGAGTTGATGGAGAACCGCACGGAGATTGATCGCATGAACCCATATGAAGAGGCTCTTCTGCGCCCCCGGCGCATGACTCCTCTTCCGCCTGAGAAGATCGATTCCGAAACGCTCTGGCTTGCCCGCGCCATCTTTTCCGAGACCAAGCGTCCCGAAGAGCAGCTGCTGGTAGCCTGGGTGATTCGAAATCGGGTGGAGACTCGCTACCGGGGACGGGCCAGCTACCAGGGTGTAGTTCTTGATCCGTACCAGTTCAGCGCGTTTCTGCCCGGAAAGAAAACCCGAAGCTTCTACGGGAGCCTGACGCCGCATTCAGCGGTGCCGGGCTGGAAGACGGCTTTGAACATTGCGGACCATGTCCGCAAGAGCGAAGCCGTCGAGAGGCCCTTCTCCCTGGAGACCCGCCACTTCTACAGTGAGCGCTCCATGGTGAACGGACGTGCGCCCAGATGGGCGGACGGCCGAAGCCCGGTGAAGCACAACAGACCATTCAAGGTGGACGAGCGTCGATTCCGGTTCTTTGCCGGTATCACCTGA
- a CDS encoding PorV/PorQ family protein, giving the protein MRRLLPLVLLLAALPARGQSSGLAFLEIGPDAAGMALGDAGVALATGPFVVERNPAGLAAESGSALGLTHHQWIADVSTYGVAGRFDAGGLGSMGLFVRATGTTDLESRQRPGPRDGTFDVQFVSAGAALARNLGPVRLGITGRYLSERIFSASATGYAADFGVQLPLVRESVTLGAALLNVGSMEELVDRPTELPTTVRVGAAVAPFRVLSFEDGATLIDAVLTVEFSQNTVTEQSRLHVGAATTVLETVQVRLGYVSNDALRDFSAGLGFEAGGIRLDYALLPFEAGFGGPGHVFSLVYGGSK; this is encoded by the coding sequence ATGCGCCGTCTGCTCCCCCTGGTACTTCTGCTCGCTGCGCTTCCCGCTCGGGGACAGTCCAGTGGACTCGCGTTTCTGGAGATCGGACCGGATGCAGCCGGCATGGCCCTGGGCGATGCGGGCGTGGCCCTCGCAACGGGGCCCTTCGTGGTGGAGCGCAATCCGGCCGGCCTGGCTGCAGAATCCGGCTCGGCGCTGGGCCTGACCCACCACCAGTGGATCGCGGACGTCAGCACCTACGGGGTGGCAGGCCGGTTCGATGCCGGTGGTCTTGGCTCGATGGGCCTGTTTGTAAGGGCCACGGGCACCACCGACCTGGAGTCCCGGCAGCGTCCGGGCCCCCGAGACGGCACGTTTGACGTGCAGTTTGTAAGCGCCGGAGCGGCACTTGCGCGAAACCTGGGGCCGGTGCGACTCGGCATTACGGGGCGCTACCTTTCAGAACGCATTTTCAGCGCCAGTGCTACCGGGTATGCAGCAGATTTCGGCGTGCAGCTGCCACTGGTGCGCGAGTCGGTGACGCTTGGTGCGGCGCTACTCAACGTCGGCTCGATGGAAGAGCTGGTAGACAGACCCACCGAGTTGCCGACGACGGTGCGGGTGGGCGCAGCCGTTGCACCCTTCCGCGTGCTGTCATTTGAAGACGGTGCCACACTGATCGATGCCGTCCTTACGGTTGAGTTCAGTCAAAACACGGTGACTGAGCAGAGTCGCCTGCACGTCGGCGCCGCGACCACGGTCCTGGAAACCGTGCAGGTGCGGCTGGGCTATGTCAGCAACGATGCGCTCCGTGACTTCTCCGCGGGCCTCGGATTTGAAGCCGGGGGGATTCGACTGGACTACGCCCTGCTGCCGTTTGAGGCGGGTTTTGGCGGCCCCGGTCACGTGTTCTCGCTGGTCTACGGGGGCTCGAAGTAG
- a CDS encoding site-2 protease family protein: MDRGAPESGADVPGQSSGGWPVPPSPEYRDRYGLHIVLFLATLASTVWAGGYMVGRFDHYAEMDRWITLWGSNRINIDFLLDGLRFGGSLLLFLTVHEFGHYLAARVHRVRTSLPYYIPFPFNGIGTFGAVIRIRDQVPSLRKLFDIGAAGPLAGFVVALLVLVYGLATLPEPDYVLGLEGHESLKAHVEETGRLPHGIPETPDDGTMLLVVGQTPLYWVMTRFVENVPPMHEMYHYPFLFAGWLGLFFTALNLLPVGQLDGGHILYALAGPKWHGRLARGFVLLLLASGALGYVDAMADIRAQSMLKEVGTWLGLALILFVYLARMFGSDVRRVAPWLLAMVLFSAVGAAVGESMLRFGYTGWLVWCALIVFLIRVDHPPVLVHEPLTRARRWAAWLSVVIFLLCFSLKPLYIL; the protein is encoded by the coding sequence GTGGATCGAGGGGCTCCCGAAAGCGGGGCGGACGTACCGGGGCAGTCCAGCGGGGGATGGCCGGTCCCGCCATCGCCCGAATACCGTGATCGATACGGACTGCACATCGTGCTCTTTCTGGCGACCCTTGCGTCCACGGTGTGGGCTGGCGGCTATATGGTGGGACGGTTCGACCACTATGCCGAAATGGATCGATGGATCACGTTGTGGGGCAGCAACAGGATCAACATCGACTTCCTGCTGGACGGACTGAGGTTTGGGGGCTCGCTGCTTCTGTTCCTGACGGTGCACGAATTCGGGCACTACCTGGCGGCGCGCGTACATCGGGTGCGCACATCGCTGCCGTACTACATCCCGTTTCCGTTCAACGGCATCGGAACGTTCGGTGCCGTGATCCGCATTCGGGATCAGGTGCCCAGCCTGCGCAAATTGTTTGACATCGGGGCTGCGGGACCGCTGGCGGGTTTTGTGGTCGCGCTGCTGGTGCTGGTGTATGGGCTGGCCACCCTCCCGGAACCCGACTATGTGCTGGGCCTGGAAGGGCATGAGAGCCTGAAGGCGCACGTGGAGGAGACCGGCCGGCTTCCGCACGGCATCCCCGAGACGCCGGACGACGGCACGATGCTGCTGGTCGTCGGGCAAACCCCGCTGTACTGGGTCATGACGCGTTTTGTGGAGAACGTGCCGCCGATGCATGAGATGTACCACTACCCATTTCTCTTCGCCGGCTGGCTCGGGTTGTTTTTCACGGCCCTGAACCTGTTGCCTGTCGGCCAATTGGATGGGGGCCACATTCTGTATGCGCTCGCCGGCCCGAAATGGCATGGCAGGCTTGCCCGGGGGTTCGTGCTGCTCCTGCTGGCCAGTGGCGCGCTGGGCTACGTGGATGCGATGGCCGATATCCGCGCGCAGTCCATGCTGAAGGAGGTCGGCACCTGGCTGGGGCTGGCACTCATTCTGTTTGTTTACCTGGCCCGCATGTTCGGCAGCGACGTGCGGAGGGTGGCGCCGTGGCTCTTGGCCATGGTTCTCTTCTCGGCGGTGGGTGCGGCGGTTGGGGAATCGATGCTTCGGTTCGGATACACGGGCTGGCTGGTTTGGTGTGCCTTGATCGTATTTCTCATCCGCGTGGATCATCCGCCTGTGCTGGTTCACGAACCCCTGACACGCGCACGCCGATGGGCCGCATGGCTCTCCGTCGTGATCTTCCTGCTCTGCTTCTCACTCAAGCCGCTGTACATCCTGTAG
- a CDS encoding CPBP family intramembrane metalloprotease encodes MLRREFERARRAAGRLDVQTTTVLLSAALLVIVQIKFGDRDIFREHFADAFETPLRELLPWAWWFGMQGILGFVIPVAILLGVFKRRASEVGLGLGDWKLGLGIMAAYLPLVVVGTWFLSAGDGFLAQYPHHAPAARDWTIFLIYEAFFLLYWVGWEYLWRGYVLFGTRHTFGVHAIIVQALPFAVLHFTKPFAEAFLSIIGAVALGALVWRCRSFWIAVPIHAAQMMILDFWCAMRVRTGVRGVGFDALGQLLSGG; translated from the coding sequence GTGCTGAGACGGGAGTTCGAACGTGCCCGTCGGGCCGCCGGCCGGCTGGATGTGCAGACCACGACGGTGCTGCTCTCAGCCGCCCTCCTGGTCATTGTCCAGATCAAGTTCGGGGACCGGGACATCTTCCGGGAGCACTTCGCCGATGCTTTCGAAACGCCCTTGCGCGAACTCCTTCCGTGGGCCTGGTGGTTCGGCATGCAGGGCATTCTGGGCTTCGTCATCCCCGTCGCGATACTGCTCGGCGTATTCAAACGACGGGCTTCCGAGGTTGGTCTTGGCCTGGGAGACTGGAAGCTTGGCCTCGGCATCATGGCCGCCTATCTGCCCCTGGTCGTCGTGGGTACCTGGTTCCTCTCTGCGGGCGATGGGTTTCTTGCCCAGTACCCACACCACGCCCCGGCCGCACGGGACTGGACGATATTCCTGATCTACGAGGCCTTCTTCCTGCTCTACTGGGTAGGCTGGGAGTACCTCTGGCGGGGTTACGTGCTGTTCGGCACCCGCCACACGTTTGGTGTGCATGCCATCATTGTGCAGGCCCTTCCGTTCGCGGTCCTGCACTTCACCAAACCGTTTGCTGAGGCCTTCCTGTCCATCATAGGCGCCGTAGCCCTGGGAGCGCTGGTCTGGCGCTGCCGCAGCTTCTGGATTGCGGTGCCCATCCACGCGGCGCAGATGATGATCCTGGATTTCTGGTGTGCAATGCGGGTTCGCACCGGCGTTCGCGGAGTCGGCTTCGACGCGCTGGGTCAGCTGCTCTCAGGCGGCTAG
- the era gene encoding GTPase Era, whose protein sequence is MTELHRTGYAALLGRPNVGKSTLVNRLVGQKISIVTRKPQTTRTRVLGIVSEPGHQLILLDTPGVIKPSYGLQSSMMRAVEGAVRDADVVLFLADVTYDTPDTLSLEYTGGKPVILVLNKMDRIAKEEALPLVEAYGALREFADVVPVSALKGDNVDTLMSVILEHLPPGPPLYPEDMLSEQPERFFVAEIIREKIFERYRQEVPYATQVNIVDYREEEGQKDVIDAEIVVERDTQKGILIGKGGQALKAVGTAARADIEAFLERPVFLRLFVKVRGDWRNSDTFLKSYGYRD, encoded by the coding sequence ATGACGGAACTGCATCGCACCGGCTACGCGGCACTGCTCGGGCGGCCCAACGTCGGCAAGAGCACGCTGGTCAACCGTCTGGTGGGCCAGAAAATTTCCATCGTGACGCGCAAGCCCCAGACCACGCGCACGCGAGTGCTGGGAATCGTGTCCGAGCCGGGACACCAGCTCATTCTGCTGGACACGCCGGGCGTCATCAAACCCAGCTATGGCCTGCAGTCATCTATGATGCGGGCCGTAGAGGGCGCCGTTCGGGATGCGGACGTTGTGCTCTTCCTTGCCGACGTCACCTACGACACCCCGGATACCCTCTCCCTGGAGTACACCGGAGGCAAACCGGTGATTCTGGTCCTCAACAAGATGGACCGCATCGCCAAAGAAGAGGCCCTTCCCCTGGTGGAAGCGTACGGCGCCCTCCGTGAGTTTGCCGACGTAGTGCCGGTCTCCGCGCTCAAGGGCGACAACGTCGACACGCTCATGTCGGTGATCCTGGAACACCTGCCCCCCGGCCCGCCACTGTACCCGGAGGACATGCTCAGCGAGCAGCCGGAACGCTTCTTCGTGGCCGAGATCATTCGCGAGAAGATCTTTGAGCGATATCGTCAGGAGGTGCCCTACGCCACCCAGGTAAACATCGTGGACTACCGGGAGGAAGAAGGCCAGAAAGACGTCATCGACGCCGAGATCGTGGTTGAACGCGATACGCAGAAAGGCATCCTGATCGGCAAAGGCGGACAGGCCCTGAAAGCTGTCGGAACCGCCGCTCGCGCGGACATCGAAGCTTTCCTGGAGCGACCCGTGTTCCTGAGACTGTTTGTGAAGGTGCGCGGCGACTGGCGCAACTCCGACACCTTCCTGAAATCCTACGGCTATCGGGACTGA
- the coaD gene encoding pantetheine-phosphate adenylyltransferase encodes MSSTEGRLGLYPGSFDPFTYGHLDIVDRASRLFDRIEVTVAINSSKKPLLSVDQRCRLIEECVTGYANVTVAPFEGLLVDYARQRDAAALIRGLRQVSDFDFEFRMAFANRRLHEGLETVFLMTSEEHALIAASVVREIHHWGGDISSFVPDPVLRALTNPPASRA; translated from the coding sequence ATGAGCAGCACTGAGGGCCGCCTGGGGTTGTACCCCGGATCCTTTGATCCCTTTACCTACGGCCACCTGGACATCGTTGACCGGGCAAGCCGGCTGTTCGACCGAATCGAGGTGACGGTGGCCATCAATTCCAGCAAGAAGCCGCTGCTCAGTGTGGATCAGCGATGCCGGCTGATCGAGGAATGCGTGACCGGCTACGCCAACGTCACCGTGGCACCCTTCGAGGGGCTGCTGGTGGATTATGCCCGGCAGCGCGATGCGGCGGCGCTGATCCGAGGGCTTCGTCAGGTCAGCGACTTCGACTTCGAGTTTCGCATGGCATTTGCGAACAGGCGCCTGCACGAAGGGTTGGAGACCGTCTTCCTGATGACCTCCGAGGAGCACGCACTGATAGCGGCCTCGGTGGTCCGGGAGATTCATCACTGGGGCGGAGACATTTCCAGTTTCGTTCCGGACCCGGTGTTGCGTGCACTCACCAACCCACCCGCTTCCCGAGCCTGA
- a CDS encoding PorT family protein, whose protein sequence is MRGSIAAIAAATLMILAVPTAQAQLGVAAGLNFESVSDLRSQSLESTYGNATGYHAGVFLDVGAGAVALRLGAFYRELGEFDVTVQNVRSTVDVSALDFPVDLRFQVLPTPVVSPYILGGPVFSIPRSTDEDYDESLESISVSGNVGFGLEVSAGGLTLLPEFRYAIGVSPFIKDQFTVGGRTFVAEKNDQRSNSVMLRLGLKF, encoded by the coding sequence ATGCGTGGATCGATTGCTGCGATTGCAGCCGCAACCCTGATGATTCTGGCTGTGCCGACGGCGCAGGCGCAGCTTGGCGTCGCGGCCGGCCTGAACTTTGAGTCCGTCTCGGACCTGCGCAGCCAGAGTCTGGAATCCACATACGGGAATGCCACCGGCTACCACGCGGGTGTCTTCCTGGACGTGGGGGCCGGGGCAGTGGCACTGCGCCTGGGCGCGTTTTATCGCGAACTCGGCGAGTTCGACGTGACGGTGCAGAATGTCCGCTCAACGGTGGATGTATCAGCGCTGGATTTTCCTGTAGACCTGAGGTTTCAGGTCCTGCCGACGCCGGTCGTCAGTCCGTATATCCTGGGCGGACCGGTCTTCAGCATTCCGCGCTCCACGGATGAGGACTACGACGAGTCGCTGGAGAGCATCTCCGTGTCCGGCAACGTCGGCTTTGGGCTCGAGGTCAGCGCCGGAGGACTGACGTTGCTACCAGAGTTCCGGTATGCGATTGGGGTTTCGCCCTTCATCAAGGACCAGTTCACGGTCGGCGGACGCACCTTCGTGGCCGAGAAGAATGACCAGCGCTCCAATAGCGTGATGTTGCGGCTCGGGCTGAAGTTCTAG
- the rsmD gene encoding 16S rRNA (guanine(966)-N(2))-methyltransferase RsmD, translating to MRIIAGSLRRRTIRVPQGAEVRPTTDRVREAMFNWLAARLDFEGAQVLDLFAGSGAIGLEAVSRGAASCTFVEQNRKVAETIRENATALGVVDRCRIHTADALAWCRRSNDSFDLIAADPPYVYDDQQELLETAAELLSPGGILMLEHGRRSPEVPADQLLDRRTYGSTVVTYLAAPSPAS from the coding sequence ATGCGCATTATCGCCGGCTCGTTGCGGCGCAGAACCATTCGGGTGCCTCAGGGCGCCGAGGTTCGACCGACCACCGATCGTGTGCGTGAGGCCATGTTCAACTGGTTGGCGGCTCGGCTGGATTTTGAGGGTGCGCAGGTCTTGGACCTGTTTGCCGGAAGCGGGGCGATCGGTCTGGAAGCCGTCAGTCGCGGAGCGGCGTCCTGTACGTTTGTAGAACAGAACCGCAAGGTGGCCGAGACCATCCGGGAGAACGCGACGGCGCTCGGCGTTGTGGACAGATGCCGGATTCACACTGCGGACGCCCTGGCGTGGTGTCGACGATCGAACGACTCGTTCGACCTGATCGCGGCCGATCCGCCGTATGTGTACGACGACCAGCAGGAGCTGCTTGAAACCGCAGCAGAGCTGCTATCACCGGGCGGGATTCTGATGCTGGAGCACGGGAGGCGCTCCCCGGAGGTGCCGGCTGATCAACTGCTTGACCGGCGCACCTACGGAAGCACGGTTGTCACGTACCTTGCAGCCCCATCGCCCGCATCCTGA
- the bshA gene encoding N-acetyl-alpha-D-glucosaminyl L-malate synthase BshA, with protein MERSQMVIGFASNPIRGSVVSPRHDHTPATTRGITGTTAASNQNRLMRIGITCYPVYGGSGVVATELGKALASRGHEIHFIAYSMPFRLGTIRENVSFHEVNVNAYPLFEYPPYTLNLTSKIVDVVRYEKLDVLHMHYAIPHATSAVLARQILAQDGIHVPVVTTLHGTDVTIVGQDPSFAPVVAYSINQSDGVTAVSDFLKRETENTCQVCKDIRVIPNFIDTTRFRRQMKDYFKAALCPNGEKVLVHVSNFRPVKRATEVVEVFKRLRDDNLPVKLLLVGDGPDRMPAEHLARELGVIDDIRFLGKQEPVEEILSIADCFLMPSGSETFGLAALEAMACDVPVVATNIGGLPELVEEGESGFLCDLGDVEAMTDRVRAILTDDALHQRMAAAARARAVDHFDADRVIPIYEDYYREVIERMAMPV; from the coding sequence ATGGAGAGATCTCAAATGGTGATTGGGTTCGCCAGCAACCCGATTCGCGGGTCCGTGGTTTCGCCGAGGCACGATCATACCCCTGCAACCACCCGTGGCATCACGGGTACGACAGCCGCATCCAACCAGAATCGGCTTATGCGCATAGGGATTACGTGCTATCCCGTCTATGGCGGCAGTGGTGTTGTGGCCACTGAACTCGGCAAGGCACTTGCCTCACGGGGTCACGAGATCCATTTCATCGCGTACTCGATGCCGTTCCGACTGGGTACCATCCGGGAGAACGTGTCCTTTCATGAGGTCAACGTCAACGCGTACCCCCTCTTTGAATACCCGCCCTACACGCTGAACCTGACCAGCAAGATTGTAGACGTGGTGCGGTACGAAAAGCTGGATGTGCTCCACATGCACTACGCCATTCCGCACGCTACAAGTGCGGTTCTCGCGCGCCAGATCCTAGCGCAGGACGGCATCCACGTGCCGGTGGTGACCACCCTGCACGGCACGGACGTCACCATCGTTGGCCAGGATCCATCGTTTGCGCCCGTGGTGGCCTACTCCATCAACCAGTCTGACGGCGTAACGGCAGTTTCCGACTTCCTGAAGCGCGAAACCGAGAACACCTGCCAGGTCTGCAAGGACATTCGGGTGATTCCCAACTTCATCGACACGACGCGCTTCCGCCGTCAGATGAAGGACTACTTCAAGGCAGCGCTGTGCCCGAATGGCGAGAAAGTGCTCGTGCACGTCTCCAACTTCCGGCCGGTCAAGCGCGCCACCGAAGTCGTGGAGGTCTTCAAACGCCTCAGGGACGACAACCTGCCGGTCAAACTGCTTCTCGTGGGCGACGGCCCCGACCGCATGCCGGCGGAGCATCTGGCCCGCGAGCTGGGCGTCATCGACGACATTCGCTTCCTCGGCAAGCAAGAACCTGTGGAAGAGATTCTCTCCATCGCGGACTGCTTCCTGATGCCATCCGGATCGGAGACGTTCGGCCTGGCAGCGCTGGAAGCCATGGCGTGCGACGTGCCGGTGGTAGCGACCAACATCGGGGGCCTGCCGGAGCTCGTGGAGGAAGGCGAATCCGGTTTCCTGTGTGATCTGGGCGATGTGGAGGCGATGACGGATCGGGTGCGGGCCATTCTGACCGATGACGCCCTGCATCAGCGCATGGCCGCCGCCGCGCGGGCGCGCGCGGTCGACCATTTTG